The following are encoded together in the Onychostoma macrolepis isolate SWU-2019 chromosome 03, ASM1243209v1, whole genome shotgun sequence genome:
- the LOC131535860 gene encoding uncharacterized protein LOC131535860: protein MEEVTLRSTTVTNKEVFEWFKWDSIGAACDPKCGSCKCSKCPPGGKEMTLGEEKDLEKIKDCLSYVLADKHSDAPHWDAAYPWKVSPAILPDNRRAVEATFLNTEARLGREPVWKAAYGAQIRKMVSRAAIELTKEKIKGWNGPFWYISHLVAPNPHSSSTPVRIVWNSSQEFKGLSLNNLLHKGPDVLNSIRGVLLRFRSRLYAALGDVKKMYNSMWLKDEEVHLHRFLWRDNPEDEIGVFAVVRVNIGDKPAGCIAQVAMRETANLPQFTSMVEERRILTEDCYVDDILTSHDDLQTLIRMTEGVEEILKAGGFALKPWVLTGQCGRSENPIDPSNVRSTEPKTLILPNQMREEENKALGLGYEPESDKLRVLTSVNFSKRRGKMRTGLDLREDEIRGSTPDSLTRCMLLSQIAGFYDPIGLASPAKQQGVMLIRKSFQEAGRDHPSKDTWDDPLSPRLREAAIKLFEQNVRLGQIKFDRSLTPLGAIGRPMGITFSDGSEASYGAVLYLRWETEDGVVVKLVESKTKLTPLDQKGDVIKAELCGAVFASRLKTYFEKHCYIKVDRWIHFVDSQTILGAIQKDSYGYQTFFANRIGEIHKAGSVDSWRWVEGRQNVADLLTREASPEELAEGSVWQEGPEFLKLPESDWPVKTAGEINPSVVEEIGGLRRKAFSALVTIGAQPRKWSGPTSVALVRLVDPRRFSSLARLCGTIAWMRQAVEIWLGNSPAPVRSKWEARPYLSVEKRATAFKDLALEAQDGVEFRDTTLDRLVVQKEEKTGLLLCGGRIQRWNEDRVAVPLIPCQSWLATLLYPTTYTK, encoded by the coding sequence ATGGAAGAAGTGACCCTCAGAAGCACCACTGTCACAAATAAGGAGGTGTTTGAGTGGTTCAAATGGGATAGTATTGGAGCAGCGTGTGACCCGAAATGCGGGAGCTGCAAGTGCAGTAAGTGCCCTCCGGGAGGCAAAGAGATGACCCTTGGAGAAGAAAAGGACTTGGAAAAGATAAAGGACTGCCTCTCTTATGTGCTAGCGGACAAACACAGCGACGCCCCGCACTGGGATGCGGCCTACCCATGGAAAGTAAGCCCAGCGATTCTGCCAGACAACCGCCGAGCAGTAGAAGCAACCTTCCTGAACACCGAGGCTCGGCTGGGAAGAGAACCTGTGTGGAAAGCGGCATATGGAGCGCAGATCCGCAAGATGGTATCAAGAGCAGCCATCGAGCTCACGAAGGAAAAGATCAAGGGCTGGAACGGCCCATTCTGGTACATCAGCCATCTGGTTGCCCCGAATCCTCATTCTAGCTCAACGCCAGTGAGGATAGTCTGGAACAGTAGCCAGGAGTTCAAAGGGTTGAGCCTGAACAACCTCCTGCACAAAGGCCCTGATGTCCTCAACTCGATCCGAGGTGTCCTGCTTAGATTCAGGAGCAGATTGTATGCTGCTCTTGGCGatgtaaagaaaatgtataattccATGTGGCTGAAGGACGAGGAGGTCCATCTCCATCGATTCCTCTGGAGGGATAACCCCGAAGATGAAATCGGTGTGTTTGCCGTTGTCAGAGTCAACATCGGTGACAAGCCTGCCGGATGCATCGCTCAGGTTGCCATGAGAGAGACGGCAAACCTGCCTCAGTTCACATCCATGGTTGAAGAACGTCGGATCCTGACAGAGGACTGTTATGTGGACGACATCTTGACGTCGCATGATGATCTTCAAACTCTGATTAGGATGACCGAAGGAGTGGAAGAGATTCTAAAAGCAGGTGGCTTCGCCCTCAAGCCCTGGGTCCTGACAGGCCAATGTGGGAGGAGTGAAAATCCCATTGACCCCAGCAACGTCAGGTCAACAGAGCCCAAGACTCTGATACTTCCCAACCAGATGCGGGAAGAGGAGAACAAGGCATTGGGATTGGGATATGAACCTGAATCTGATAAACTCCGAGTGCTGACGTCAGTGAACTTCTCAAAGAGGCGAGGAAAGATGAGGACTGGTCTGGATCTACGAGAGGATGAGATCAGAGGCAGCACCCCCGACTCTCTCACCCGATGCATGCTGCTGAGTCAGATTGCAGGGTTCTATGACCCCATCGGCCTGGCCTCACCTGCCAAGCAACAAGGAGTGATGCTCATAAGAAAGTCCTTTCAGGAAGCAGGAAGAGACCATCCCTCCAAGGACACCTGGGATGATCCTCTTTCGCCACGTCTTCGAGAGGCTGCAATAAAACTCTTTGAACAAAATGTGAGGCTTGGCCAAATTAAATTCGACAGGAGTCTCACACCCCTTGGAGCTATAGGTCGCCCAATGGGGATTACGTTTTCTGATGGTAGTGAAGCTTCCTACGGAGCCGTTCTTTACCTACGGTGGGAGACAGAAGATGGAGTCGTAGTGAAGCTGGTTGAATCAAAGACCAAGCTCACCCCTCTAGACCAGAAAGGTGATGTCATTAAAGCAGAGCTGTGCGGGGCTGTCTTTGCATCCCGCCTGAAGACATACTTCGAGAAGCACTGCTACATCAAGGTCGATCGGTGGATCCATTTTGTCGATAGTCAGACAATCCTGGGAGCTATCCAGAAGGATAGTTATGGCTATCAGACATTTTTTGCAAACCGGATTGGAGAAATCCACAAGGCCGGATCAGTGGATAGCTGGAGGTGGGTCGAAGGAAGACAGAATGTCGCTGACCTCCTCACAAGAGAAGCATCCCCTGAGGAGCTTGCTGAAGGATCAGTCTGGCAGGAAGGCCCAGAATTTTTGAAGTTGCCTGAATCAGATTGGCCTGTGAAAACTGCCGGTGAGATCAACCCCTCTGTTGTCGAAGAGATCGGGGGACTTCGGAGGAAGGCGTTCTCAGCACTGGTTACAATAGGAGCCCAGCCCAGGAAATGGTCAGGCCCAACCAGTGTTGCACTTGTGCGCCTTGTGGACCCCCGAAGGTTCAGTTCACTGGCACGATTATGCGGGACCATCGCTTGGATGAGACAAGCAGTAGAAATCTGGCTAGGCAACAGCCCTGCCCCAGTTCGGTCAAAGTGGGAGGCAAGACCATACCTGTCTGTGGAAAAAAGAGCAACAGCTTTCAAAGATCTAGCTCTCGAAGCTCAAGATGGTGTCGAGTTCCGGGACACAACCTTGGATCGCCTAGTTGTTCAGAAGGAGGAAAAGACAGGACTCTTGCTCTGCGGAGGGAGAATCCAACGCTGGAATGAGGATAGAGTGGCTGTACCGCTAATCCCATGCCAATCGTGGCTCGCTACCCTACTGTACCCTACTACATACACGAAGTAA